A genomic window from Pseudocitrobacter corydidari includes:
- the aroE gene encoding shikimate dehydrogenase, with the protein METYAVFGNPIAHSKSPFIHQQFAQQLNITHPYGRVLAPLDDFVNTLNAFFAQGGKGANVTVPFKEEAFARADELTERAALAGAVNTLKRLEDGRLLGDNTDGIGLLSDLERLSFIRPGLRILLLGAGGATRGVLLPLLSMDCAVTIANRTASRAQELAQLFAHTGSVKALGLDALEGHEFDLIINATSSGINGDIPAIPASLIHPSLYCYDMFYQKGDTPFLAWCRQHGAKQCADGLGMLVGQAAHAVLLWHGVLPEIEPVIEQMKQALRA; encoded by the coding sequence ATGGAAACCTATGCCGTCTTTGGTAACCCGATTGCGCACAGTAAATCGCCTTTTATTCATCAACAGTTTGCGCAGCAGCTGAACATTACTCATCCTTATGGGCGCGTGCTGGCGCCGCTTGATGATTTTGTTAACACGCTCAATGCTTTCTTTGCGCAAGGGGGGAAGGGGGCGAACGTCACCGTACCTTTTAAAGAAGAAGCGTTCGCCCGGGCAGATGAGCTGACCGAGCGCGCTGCGCTGGCAGGGGCGGTAAATACGCTCAAGCGACTGGAAGACGGGCGTTTGTTGGGGGATAACACTGATGGCATCGGTTTGCTGAGCGACCTTGAGCGCCTCTCCTTTATCCGACCGGGGCTACGAATTCTGCTGCTGGGGGCGGGCGGCGCCACGCGCGGTGTCCTGCTGCCGCTGCTCTCGATGGATTGCGCCGTCACCATTGCCAACCGTACCGCATCCCGTGCGCAAGAGCTGGCTCAGCTTTTTGCGCATACGGGCAGCGTCAAGGCGCTGGGGCTGGATGCGCTGGAAGGACATGAATTTGATTTAATTATCAATGCGACGTCCAGCGGCATTAACGGCGACATTCCGGCGATCCCGGCATCGCTGATTCATCCTTCTCTTTATTGCTACGACATGTTCTACCAGAAAGGAGATACACCGTTCCTCGCCTGGTGTCGACAGCATGGGGCAAAACAGTGTGCTGATGGATTGGGTATGCTGGTGGGGCAGGCGGCACATGCGGTATTGCTCTGGCATGGCGTGCTGCCGGAAATCGAACCGGTGATTGAACAAATGAAGCAGGCGTTGCGCGCATGA
- a CDS encoding DUF1488 domain-containing protein, whose product MNQAIQFPDREHWDDNQCAVCFPALVQGMQLMCAIRRETMIARFGGETPQAWLALFQENRWDLEEEASDLIRDQQEDNQGWVWLS is encoded by the coding sequence ATGAACCAGGCTATACAGTTTCCCGATCGTGAGCACTGGGATGACAACCAGTGTGCCGTCTGTTTTCCGGCACTGGTACAGGGCATGCAACTAATGTGTGCCATCCGCCGCGAAACGATGATCGCCCGTTTTGGCGGTGAAACGCCTCAGGCATGGTTAGCGCTGTTTCAGGAAAATCGCTGGGACCTGGAAGAGGAAGCCAGCGATCTTATCCGCGACCAGCAGGAAGATAATCAAGGCTGGGTCTGGTTATCCTGA
- a CDS encoding gamma carbonic anhydrase family protein: protein MAADLRHYKDLFPTIGARVLIDPTSVVIGDVRISDDVSIWPLVAIRGDVNYVQIGARSNIQDGSVLHVTHKSAHNPDGNPLIIGDDVTVGHKVMLHGCTVGNRVLVGMGSILLDGVVVEDDVMIGAGSLVPQHKRLESGYLYLGSPVKQIRPLKASELEGLKYSANNYVKWKDDYLNQDNQTQP from the coding sequence ATGGCCGCAGACTTACGCCACTATAAAGATCTTTTCCCAACCATTGGCGCTCGCGTGCTGATTGATCCCACAAGCGTAGTGATTGGCGACGTTCGAATTAGCGATGACGTCAGTATCTGGCCGCTGGTCGCCATTCGTGGCGATGTTAATTATGTCCAGATTGGCGCGCGCAGCAATATCCAGGACGGTAGCGTTCTCCACGTGACCCATAAATCGGCGCATAACCCGGACGGTAATCCGCTCATCATTGGCGACGACGTCACTGTTGGGCACAAAGTGATGTTACACGGCTGCACCGTGGGCAATCGGGTTCTGGTCGGGATGGGGTCTATCTTGCTGGACGGCGTGGTGGTTGAGGATGACGTCATGATTGGCGCGGGTAGTCTGGTGCCGCAGCATAAGCGCCTGGAAAGTGGCTATCTTTATCTGGGCAGCCCGGTTAAACAGATCCGCCCATTAAAAGCGTCTGAACTGGAAGGGTTGAAATACTCGGCCAACAACTACGTGAAATGGAAAGATGATTATCTGAATCAGGATAACCAGACCCAGCCTTGA
- a CDS encoding amino acid ABC transporter ATP-binding protein: MSQILMQPADAMITLENVNKWYGQFHVLKDINLKVRPGERIVLCGPSGSGKSTTIRCINHLEEHQQGRIIVDGIELNDDLRNIEKVRQEVGMVFQHFNLFPHLTVLQNCTLAPIWVHKMPKKEAEALAMHYLERVRIAEHAHKFPGQISGGQQQRVAIARSLCMKPKIMLFDEPTSALDPEMVKEVLDTMIGLAQSGMTMLCVTHEMGFARTVADRVIFMDRGEIVEQAAPDEFFAHPKSERTRAFLSQVIH; this comes from the coding sequence ATGAGCCAAATTTTGATGCAACCCGCCGACGCGATGATTACGCTGGAAAATGTGAATAAATGGTACGGGCAATTTCATGTTTTAAAAGACATTAATCTGAAAGTGAGGCCGGGTGAACGCATTGTATTATGCGGGCCTTCGGGCTCCGGGAAATCAACGACCATTCGCTGCATCAACCACCTGGAGGAGCATCAGCAGGGGCGAATTATTGTCGATGGGATCGAGCTAAACGACGATCTGCGCAATATCGAGAAAGTACGTCAGGAAGTAGGCATGGTGTTCCAGCACTTTAACTTATTCCCGCATCTGACCGTTCTGCAAAACTGTACGCTGGCACCCATTTGGGTGCATAAAATGCCAAAGAAAGAGGCTGAAGCGCTGGCAATGCATTATCTGGAACGGGTGAGAATTGCCGAGCACGCGCATAAGTTCCCCGGGCAGATATCCGGCGGGCAGCAGCAGCGCGTCGCGATTGCCCGTTCTCTGTGCATGAAGCCCAAGATTATGCTGTTTGATGAACCGACATCGGCGCTCGATCCGGAGATGGTTAAAGAGGTGCTGGATACGATGATTGGACTGGCGCAGTCGGGTATGACGATGCTGTGTGTCACGCATGAGATGGGTTTCGCACGTACCGTCGCTGATCGGGTGATATTTATGGATCGCGGAGAGATTGTTGAGCAGGCAGCGCCGGATGAGTTTTTTGCACATCCGAAATCCGAGCGTACACGCGCATTTTTATCGCAGGTAATCCATTAA
- a CDS encoding amino acid ABC transporter permease, with protein MTKALLSHPVPPTPASSWRPLVWMRKNLFSSWLNSLLTLFCLWLMWQLIPPLLNWAFLQANWVGTTRADCTKAGACWVFIHQRFGQFMYGLYPHDQRWRINLALLIGLFSIALMFWRNLPQRGRYIAGWAVIYPLVVWGLLYGGIFGLDRVETRQWGGLTLTLIIASVGIAGALPLGILLALGRRSTMPVVRILSVIFIEFWRGVPLITVLFMSSVMLPLFMAEGTSIDKLIRALVGVILFQSAYVAEVVRGGLQALPKGQYEAAESLALGYWRMQGLVILPQALKLVIPGLVNTIIALFKDTSLVIIIGLFDLFSSVQQATVDPAWLGMSTEGYVFAALIYWIFCFSMSRYSQYLEKRFHTGRTPH; from the coding sequence ATGACAAAAGCACTGTTATCGCATCCGGTCCCGCCCACGCCAGCTTCATCCTGGCGACCGCTGGTCTGGATGCGCAAAAACCTGTTCTCCAGCTGGCTGAATAGCCTGCTTACGCTGTTCTGTCTGTGGCTGATGTGGCAGTTAATTCCGCCGCTGCTGAACTGGGCATTTTTGCAGGCCAACTGGGTTGGCACGACACGCGCCGATTGTACGAAAGCCGGGGCGTGCTGGGTCTTTATCCACCAACGTTTTGGCCAGTTTATGTATGGCCTCTATCCGCACGATCAGCGCTGGCGAATTAATCTGGCGCTGCTGATTGGCCTGTTCTCCATTGCGCTGATGTTCTGGCGCAATCTGCCACAGCGCGGGCGCTACATTGCTGGCTGGGCGGTTATCTACCCGCTGGTTGTTTGGGGACTACTGTACGGCGGAATTTTCGGCCTGGATCGCGTCGAGACGCGCCAGTGGGGCGGGTTGACGCTGACGCTGATTATCGCCTCTGTTGGCATCGCGGGGGCACTGCCGCTCGGGATCCTCCTTGCGTTAGGCCGACGCTCGACGATGCCGGTGGTGCGTATTCTGTCGGTAATTTTTATCGAGTTCTGGCGCGGAGTGCCGCTTATTACGGTTCTGTTTATGTCTTCGGTCATGCTGCCGCTCTTTATGGCGGAAGGCACCAGTATCGATAAGCTGATTCGCGCATTGGTCGGTGTGATCCTGTTCCAGTCAGCCTACGTTGCGGAAGTGGTACGCGGCGGGCTTCAGGCGCTGCCAAAGGGGCAATATGAAGCGGCGGAGTCGCTGGCGCTGGGCTACTGGAGGATGCAGGGACTGGTCATTCTTCCACAGGCGCTGAAACTGGTGATTCCGGGCCTGGTGAACACCATCATTGCGTTGTTTAAGGATACCAGCCTGGTGATCATCATCGGTCTGTTTGATCTCTTCAGCAGCGTACAGCAAGCGACCGTCGATCCCGCCTGGCTGGGAATGTCGACCGAAGGATATGTCTTCGCTGCACTGATCTACTGGATCTTCTGTTTTAGCATGTCGCGCTATAGCCAGTACCTGGAAAAGCGCTTCCACACCGGGCGTACACCGCACTGA
- a CDS encoding amino acid ABC transporter permease, protein MRHRHPTVKGALSFSNPTVRAWLFQIIAVVTLVAIAIYLIHNTITNLNNRGITSGFAFLDRSAGFGIVQHLIDYQQGDTYGRVFLVGLLNTLLVSALCIVFASILGFFLGLARLSDNWLLRKLSTIYIETFRNIPPLLQIFFWYFAVLRNLPGPRQAVNAFDLLFLSNRGLYIPAPQLGEGLLAFLAAIIVAIAVSIGLYRYNTLRQIKTGQLRRTWPASLALIIGLPLLAHALFGAALHWDVPELRGFNFRGGMALIPELAALTLALSVYTSAFIAEIIRAGIQAVPYGQHEAARSLGLPNPVTLRQVIIPQALRVIIPPLTSQYLNIVKNSSLAAAIGYPDMVSLFAGTVLNQTGQAIETIAITMSVYLIISLTISLLMNLYNRRIALVER, encoded by the coding sequence ATGCGCCATCGTCACCCAACCGTAAAGGGAGCTCTCTCCTTTTCTAATCCCACGGTTCGTGCCTGGCTGTTTCAAATTATCGCCGTAGTGACGCTTGTCGCTATTGCCATCTATTTGATACACAACACGATTACCAACCTGAATAACCGCGGTATCACCTCAGGCTTCGCTTTTCTCGATCGCAGCGCCGGGTTTGGTATCGTCCAACATCTCATTGATTATCAGCAGGGTGATACCTATGGCCGGGTGTTTCTGGTCGGGCTACTGAACACACTGCTGGTTTCCGCCCTCTGTATTGTTTTCGCCTCGATACTCGGTTTTTTCCTCGGGCTGGCGCGTTTGTCGGATAACTGGTTGCTGCGCAAACTCTCTACGATTTACATCGAGACGTTCCGCAATATTCCCCCACTGCTGCAAATCTTCTTCTGGTACTTTGCCGTACTGCGTAATCTGCCGGGGCCGCGTCAGGCGGTTAACGCCTTTGACCTGCTGTTTCTCAGCAATCGTGGGCTGTATATTCCTGCACCGCAGTTAGGGGAAGGGCTGCTGGCGTTTCTGGCGGCCATTATTGTCGCTATCGCCGTCTCCATCGGGCTGTATCGCTATAACACATTACGTCAGATCAAAACGGGGCAACTCCGCCGTACCTGGCCTGCTTCGCTGGCGCTCATTATTGGCTTACCGCTTCTGGCTCACGCGCTGTTTGGCGCGGCATTGCACTGGGATGTGCCGGAACTGCGTGGGTTTAACTTCCGCGGTGGCATGGCGCTTATCCCCGAGCTGGCAGCGCTCACCCTGGCGCTCTCTGTGTATACGTCGGCGTTTATCGCGGAAATTATTCGTGCGGGTATTCAGGCGGTGCCTTATGGTCAGCACGAAGCGGCGCGTTCACTGGGGCTGCCTAATCCGGTCACGCTACGCCAGGTGATCATCCCGCAGGCGCTGCGAGTCATCATTCCGCCGCTCACCAGCCAGTATCTGAATATTGTTAAGAACTCCTCTTTAGCGGCAGCGATTGGTTATCCCGATATGGTGTCTCTGTTTGCCGGAACGGTACTCAACCAGACCGGACAAGCGATTGAAACCATCGCCATTACTATGTCGGTTTACCTGATTATCAGCCTGACGATCTCCCTGCTGATGAACCTCTATAACCGCCGCATCGCCCTGGTCGAGCGTTAA
- a CDS encoding amino acid ABC transporter substrate-binding protein — protein sequence MKKIMIASLAAAGALFAVVNQAHAGTTFDAVKKKGFVQCGISDGLPGFSYADADGKFSGIDVDVCRGVAAAVFGDASKVKYTPLTAKERFTALQSGEVDLLSRNTTWTSSRDAGMGMSFTGVTYYDGIGFLTHNKADLKSAKELDGATVCIQAGTDTELNVADYFKANNMKYTPVTFDRSDESAKALESGRCDTLASDQSQLYALRIKLGNPAEWIVLPEVISKEPLGPVVRRGDDEWFSVVRWTLFAMLNAEEMGINSKNVDEKAASPATPDMAHLLGKEGDYGKDLKLDNKWAYNIVKQVGNYGEIFERNVGSESPLKIKRGQNNLWNNGGIQYAPPVR from the coding sequence ATGAAAAAGATAATGATAGCCAGCCTCGCCGCTGCCGGCGCGCTGTTTGCGGTTGTGAATCAGGCACATGCAGGTACCACATTTGATGCAGTTAAGAAAAAGGGGTTCGTCCAGTGTGGGATCAGTGACGGCCTTCCCGGCTTCTCTTACGCCGATGCCGATGGCAAATTTAGCGGGATCGACGTAGATGTCTGTCGCGGGGTCGCCGCAGCCGTCTTTGGTGATGCCAGCAAAGTAAAATATACCCCGCTCACCGCCAAAGAACGCTTCACTGCGCTGCAATCGGGTGAAGTGGACCTGCTCTCACGTAATACCACCTGGACCTCCTCGCGCGATGCTGGCATGGGGATGTCGTTCACCGGCGTAACCTATTACGACGGCATTGGCTTCCTGACCCATAACAAAGCCGACCTGAAAAGCGCGAAAGAGCTGGATGGCGCGACGGTTTGTATTCAGGCAGGCACCGATACCGAACTGAACGTGGCGGACTACTTCAAAGCCAACAACATGAAGTACACACCGGTGACCTTCGACCGCTCTGATGAATCGGCAAAAGCCCTGGAGTCAGGCCGCTGCGATACGCTGGCCTCTGACCAGTCGCAACTTTATGCGCTACGCATCAAGCTGGGTAACCCGGCAGAGTGGATTGTACTGCCTGAAGTTATTTCAAAAGAGCCGCTCGGGCCAGTAGTGCGCCGTGGCGATGACGAATGGTTCTCCGTCGTTCGCTGGACGCTTTTCGCCATGCTGAACGCCGAAGAGATGGGTATCAACTCGAAGAACGTCGACGAGAAAGCGGCCAGCCCTGCCACGCCGGATATGGCGCACCTGTTAGGCAAAGAGGGTGATTACGGTAAAGATCTTAAGCTCGATAATAAGTGGGCTTACAACATTGTGAAACAGGTCGGCAACTACGGTGAGATCTTCGAGCGCAATGTCGGATCGGAAAGCCCGCTGAAGATCAAACGCGGGCAAAACAACCTCTGGAACAATGGCGGGATTCAGTACGCTCCGCCAGTACGCTAA
- a CDS encoding lipoprotein, whose protein sequence is MKRLISVALLTALLAGCAHDSPCVPVYDDQGRLVHTNTCMKGTTQDNWETAGAVAVGTAAVAGLTMGIIALSK, encoded by the coding sequence ATGAAAAGATTAATTTCTGTCGCACTGCTTACCGCGTTGCTGGCAGGTTGTGCTCACGATTCTCCCTGCGTACCGGTCTATGATGACCAGGGACGTTTGGTTCATACCAATACCTGCATGAAAGGCACCACTCAGGATAACTGGGAGACTGCCGGCGCTGTCGCCGTAGGGACTGCCGCCGTGGCGGGCCTGACGATGGGGATCATCGCCCTGTCCAAATAA